From a region of the Sporosarcina ureilytica genome:
- a CDS encoding DUF2075 domain-containing protein translates to MIIYESTKEEFVGDVINEVLIERLYNSYQEKIGRTSKAEIRSWENSLQKMSNVMQDDDIPKDAAVAIEFNIPNTSKRVDFIVAGNDGKQDHVVIVELKQWETVEKITSRDALVKTYLGGGIRETTHPSYQAWSYAALIEDFNVNVQEQEIKLKPCAYLHNYRKTEEDPLTDVHYQEHLDKAPIFAKGEIQKLRAFIKKYIQVGDQNNLIYQIENGRIRPSKSLQDALNNMLKGNEEFIMIDDQKVFYEDAFHLALEATRNDQKKVMIVEGGPGTGKSVLAINLLVNLINQELVAMYVTRNAAPRNVYSTKLKGDFTKSHIDNLFKGSGSFTNVDENEFDILIVDEAHRLNEKSGMFRNMGENQVKELIKGANFTIFFIDENQKVTLNDVGSVDLIKKYANEFDAEVISYELTSQFRCDGSDGYIAWLDDVLRIRDTANMHELGMEYDVRLFDDPNIMLAEIEKLNVRNNKSRIMAGYCWDWPTKNRKDVNHHDITIPEHDFGVSWNIENTWAIENSSVREAGCIHTAQGLEFDYVGVIIGDDLRYEDGKVMTDYTKRARTDQSLRGIKKLAKENPEKAEALADPIIRNTYRTLMTRGQKGCFIYCTDPGLQAYIKERLEKVSLYKKKREELLYLVDEREGYGADVDGED, encoded by the coding sequence CGGTAGCAATAGAGTTTAACATTCCAAATACATCGAAACGAGTGGACTTTATTGTTGCAGGTAACGATGGTAAGCAGGATCATGTTGTAATTGTTGAACTCAAGCAGTGGGAAACAGTTGAGAAGATAACTTCACGTGATGCGCTCGTTAAAACATATTTAGGTGGCGGTATTCGTGAAACAACTCACCCTTCTTACCAAGCATGGTCTTATGCTGCGCTAATTGAAGACTTTAATGTGAACGTTCAAGAACAGGAAATTAAGTTGAAGCCGTGCGCTTATCTACATAACTATCGTAAAACTGAAGAGGATCCTTTAACTGATGTACATTATCAAGAGCATTTGGATAAAGCACCGATTTTCGCTAAAGGTGAGATTCAAAAGCTACGTGCATTTATTAAAAAGTATATTCAAGTAGGCGATCAAAATAATTTAATCTATCAAATTGAAAATGGTAGAATACGTCCCTCAAAATCCTTACAAGATGCTTTGAACAATATGTTAAAAGGCAATGAAGAATTTATCATGATAGATGATCAAAAAGTATTTTATGAAGATGCATTTCACTTAGCGCTAGAAGCCACTAGGAATGATCAAAAGAAAGTAATGATAGTTGAAGGTGGACCTGGAACAGGAAAGTCTGTTTTAGCAATTAACCTACTCGTAAATTTGATTAACCAAGAATTAGTTGCGATGTATGTGACAAGAAATGCAGCCCCACGAAATGTTTATTCTACAAAGTTAAAAGGTGATTTTACCAAATCTCATATTGATAATTTATTCAAAGGGTCGGGTAGTTTTACGAATGTAGATGAAAATGAATTCGATATATTAATTGTTGATGAAGCCCATCGGTTGAATGAAAAATCGGGTATGTTCCGCAACATGGGAGAAAATCAGGTTAAGGAATTAATAAAAGGTGCTAATTTCACTATTTTTTTCATTGATGAGAACCAAAAAGTGACATTGAATGATGTCGGCAGTGTAGATTTAATAAAAAAATATGCGAATGAGTTTGATGCAGAAGTTATTTCTTATGAGCTGACTTCACAATTTCGTTGTGATGGTTCTGATGGGTATATAGCTTGGTTAGATGATGTTCTTAGAATTAGAGATACTGCAAATATGCATGAATTAGGCATGGAATATGATGTGCGTTTATTTGATGACCCGAATATTATGCTCGCTGAAATTGAAAAGTTAAATGTAAGAAATAATAAATCTAGGATAATGGCGGGCTATTGTTGGGATTGGCCTACGAAAAATCGTAAAGATGTAAATCATCATGACATTACGATTCCCGAACATGATTTTGGAGTGAGTTGGAATATTGAAAATACCTGGGCTATCGAAAATTCCTCTGTTAGAGAAGCGGGATGTATTCATACTGCACAAGGGTTGGAATTCGATTATGTCGGCGTTATCATTGGAGATGATTTACGCTATGAAGATGGAAAAGTGATGACAGATTATACTAAACGAGCAAGGACAGACCAATCATTAAGAGGGATTAAGAAACTTGCGAAAGAAAATCCGGAGAAAGCTGAAGCCTTGGCGGATCCTATTATAAGAAATACTTATAGAACGCTGATGACACGAGGCCAGAAGGGATGCTTCATATACTGTACCGATCCTGGATTACAAGCGTATATAAAAGAACGGTTAGAAAAGGTTAGTTTATATAAGAAGAAAAGAGAAGAATTGTTGTATTTAGTGGACGAGAGGGAAGGTTATGGTGCGGATGTTGATGGTGAAGATTAA